CACGTTCGACAATGCCGACACAAAAGCCAGCCAGATCAAAATCACCTTTAGCGTACATGCCGGGCATCTCGGCCGTTTCACCGCCGATCAATGCGGCGCCAGAGAGTTTGCAACCTTCGGCGATACCAGCGATAACGGCGCTGGCAATATCGACATTGAGTTTGCCAGTGGCGTAATAATCGAGGAAAAACAGGGGCTCAGCACCTTGAACAATTAAATCGTTAACGCACATGGCGACTAAATCAATGCCGACGCCATCATAGCGTTGGCTTTCAATGGCGAGTTTAAGCTTGGTGCCTACGCCATCGGTGCCGGCAACCAATACTGGTTTGCGGTAGCGGTCAACAGGCAGTTCAAATAAGGCGCCAAAACCGCCAAGGCCAGTGAGCACCTCAGGCCGAAAAGTCGCTTTCGCGTGTGGCTTGATACGCTCAACTAAAGAGTTGCCAGCTTCAATGTCAACGCCGGCATCACGGTAACTTAGTGTGCTCATAGGGTATTCATTAGGGTATATTCTAGGCTGTGTAATATGAAATTATGAGCTGCTATTATATCTCAGCAAGTAGTGTAAGAGCCAGAAATCATTGATATCACTATATATTTAGCTTTATTCAGATAGTTCAGGATGGATTCAGTGAAAAAAGCCTAATATTCGCATCAACCATTCTTGGTTCGGAACCTTTATGAAGGCTCTAAGTTTTAAAAAAACGAGGAAATTAACATGAAAGCAAGTTGGATTGTGAGTGCAGCAGCAGCTGCGAGTTTAGTGGTGGGTGTTAGCACGGTAAGTGCAGATGAAGCATTAGCCAAAGCCAGTGGTTGTTTTGCATGCCATTCAATTGAAAAAAAGGTGCTTGGTCCGGGCTGGAAAGACGTTGCTGCAAAATATGCTGGTGACAAGGCTGCAGGCAAAGCCCTGCTGTTGACCAAGGTCGCTAAAGGCGGCAAAGGCGCTTGGGCCGATCAAGGTATCACGGCTGCCATGCCTCCTTACTCACCGCGTGTGAGTGATGAAAACATCGAGAAGTTGGTGGACTTTATCCTGGCCCTATAGGCTTTAGGGGTTCACTTGACCTGGCTCACCGAACCAGCGGCCAGGGCAATAAAGATAAAAGCCGACCTCACAAGGGTCGGCTTTTTTGTGCTTAGTGTTCTGTCACACATCTAATGGCGCACTCAGAGCCCCGCAAAACGCGTCAAGGCAAGGCGCAGTCCGCAGAGGATGGCTGAAGCCCTTTTTAAGGGCTGCAACGCAGCATTGGCGCGTTTTTGCGGGGTCCCCTTCGGGCAAGACGAGAAACGCCCATCTACGTTGTTGCGCTCACTTGAATTAGCCACCGCTAGTCCTGCTCGCGCGCGCCTAGCATCTGCGCGCTTCTCGTCTTGCTGAGTGCGCTATTAGATGTGTGACAGGGCACTAGCTTTTGCTATCACTATCGTTTTTCTATCGCTATAGTAGGTGCTTTTAGCAAATTCTCTATAATAATAGGACGTACCTATGCGTTTATTGCTAGTAGAAGATGAACCCTCCTTACGCGAGCAGCTACAGTCTCAGCTAAAAAAAGAGGGCTATGCTGTTGATGTTGCCGCTGATGGTTTAGAAGGTCAATATCTGGGTTGCGAATTCCCCTTTGACGCCGCCATTATTGACCTGGGCTTACCCAAAATTGATGGCATCGATCTAATCAAGGCGCTACGTAGTCAGGGTAAGTCGTTTCCTGTACTCATATTGACCGCACGCGGTCGTTGGCAAGAAAAAGTCGAAGGGCTTAATGCCGGTGCTGATGATTATTTGGTCAAGCCCTTTCATATCGAAGAGTTGCTGGCGCGCGTGCAGGCATTGCTGCGTCGATCCAGCGGCTGGTCACAGCCTGTATTGGTGTGTGAGTCAGTGGCGCTTGATACACGTTCGCGTAAGGTGACGGTAAACGATAACGATGTCGATCTTACCGCCTACGAATACAAGACATTAGAGTATTTGATGCTAAACAGCGGTGCCGTGGTGTCAAAAAGCGAGTTGACTGAGCATATCTATGATCAGGATTTTGATCGTGACAGTAATGTTATTGAGGTCTTTATTGGTCGTTTGCGGCGCAAATTAGATCCCAACAACGAAATTAAACCTATCGAGACATTACGTGGCCAGGGTTATCGCTTTACGTTGCAACGACATAGCGATTAGGGCCTGATGTCCTCGCTTAAAGCGCGGCTATTGATCGCACTCACCATTGTGTTGATGCTATTTTTTGGTGTCACTGGAGTAACGCTGGAGCGTGCCTTTACCAATAGTGCCAAGGGTAGTTTGTACGATCGGCTAGAGGGTTATGCTGGCGTGCTTATCGCATTGTCTGAACAAAGTGAAGAAGGCGTTGCGCGTTTGATTGATGTTTTGCCTGAGGAGCGTTTCAATTATTCTAATTCTGGCCTGTATGCACGCTTTGTCAGCAACGATGGTCAATATGGTTGGTATTCGGCATCGATGGCAGGTCGGGATATTCCCTTTCGTTCTGGTCTTGCCAGTGGCAATAGCAGTTTCGAGCGGATAGAGATGCAAGAGTCTGATGATGCAGAAGATGTCTATGCATTTAGTATTGGAGTCACCTGG
This Gammaproteobacteria bacterium DNA region includes the following protein-coding sequences:
- a CDS encoding c-type cytochrome, giving the protein MKASWIVSAAAAASLVVGVSTVSADEALAKASGCFACHSIEKKVLGPGWKDVAAKYAGDKAAGKALLLTKVAKGGKGAWADQGITAAMPPYSPRVSDENIEKLVDFILAL
- a CDS encoding response regulator transcription factor, whose protein sequence is MRLLLVEDEPSLREQLQSQLKKEGYAVDVAADGLEGQYLGCEFPFDAAIIDLGLPKIDGIDLIKALRSQGKSFPVLILTARGRWQEKVEGLNAGADDYLVKPFHIEELLARVQALLRRSSGWSQPVLVCESVALDTRSRKVTVNDNDVDLTAYEYKTLEYLMLNSGAVVSKSELTEHIYDQDFDRDSNVIEVFIGRLRRKLDPNNEIKPIETLRGQGYRFTLQRHSD